The Lycium barbarum isolate Lr01 chromosome 9, ASM1917538v2, whole genome shotgun sequence genome has a segment encoding these proteins:
- the LOC132609643 gene encoding NEDD8-specific protease 1-like: protein MAKSKADEKILSYNDVVLRRSDLDILNGPNYLNDRIIEFYFSYLSSLFPSDDILLVPPSIAFWIKECPDPASLKDFIEPLHLSRRKLILLPVNDNSDVCMAEGGSHWSLLAFDRNSNVFVHHDSSSGCMNEYHSKLVYKVTLPYTASNATYRECPDTPKQVNGYDCGMYVLAIARVICQWCASSGTQDANTLWFSHLEQLSPSAVSEMRNGILGLIKGLMAAPKSVA, encoded by the coding sequence ATGGCTAAATCCAAAGCAGATGAGAAGATTCTCAGCTACAACGATGTCGTTCTTAGGCGATCAGATTTGGACATTCTCAATGGTCCTAATTATCTCAATGACCGCATCATTGAGTTCTATTTTAGCTATCTCAGCTCACTCTTTCCATCTGACGACATATTACTGGTACCACCTTCTATTGCTTTCTGGATTAAAGAGTGTCCTGATCCTGCAAGCCTGAAGGATTTTATAGAACCACTTCATCTTTCTCGAAGGAAGTTGATTCTCTTACCTGTCAACGATAATTCTGACGTGTGCATGGCTGAAGGTGGGAGTCATTGGAGCTTACTGGCTTTTGACAGAAACTCCAATGTATTTGTACATCATGACAGCAGCTCCGGGTGCATGAATGAGTATCATTCCAAACTGGTATACAAGGTTACTCTTCCTTATACAGCATCCAACGCCACCTATAGAGAGTGTCCAGACACGCCAAAGCAAGTCAACGGTTATGATTGTGGCATGTATGTCTTAGCTATTGCACGAGTCATCTGTCAGTGGTGTGCAAGCAGTGGAACCCAAGATGCAAATACTTTATGGTTCTCCCATTTGGAACAGCTCAGTCCAAGTGCTGTTTCTGAGATGCGTAATGGGATTCTGGGGTTAATAAAAGGTCTGATGGCTGCACCCAAGAGTGTGGCATAG